In the Bos mutus isolate GX-2022 chromosome 15, NWIPB_WYAK_1.1, whole genome shotgun sequence genome, CTAGGGAATAGTATATTATTCTTTCCCCAAGCCAACTCTCTTTACCATACAATCTGGGTTTccacaaatatttagaaaacatcaTCTATTTTCACCTCCCCAACTTTACATTCACTGCATTCAAGTCCATCCCTTGATATTCTAGTGGAATTGGTCCCACTATCAGTTCTGGATACCAAAATGCTAGGCTGCTGCTCCAGTCCCAGAGTTGGCCCTCACgtctttggattcaaccaaccacagattgtAATAGTGCTGTACTGACTGAAAgaagtccacatataagtggacctgcacagttcaaacctgtgttgtttaaGGGCCAACTGTAATAAAGTGATATAAATGATttctttataattaaataaaacccTACATTATAGAAGTAGCAGAGAAAAAATCGACTGTACATACGTCTGAGTCAGGTTTTCTTTTCTGCCGGTCTTCAGAATCAACATCCACACTTCCATTGATTATCTGTGTACATTTTGGACAAAGCTTCCAACCAGGTACAAGCTGTCTTCCAAATTTTGCACTCAGAAAAGTGGCATCATCTAAATCAAttacatgtaaattttttttggctAGTTTTTTGTGTATGTTAAATGGGTCACAACATGACTTCTGCAAATCCTCAAATCTGTCGATGTAAACTTTTGCATGATGGAAGCAGATTGTATTGTTCCCAGAAAGTGTCATTCCAGTTCTCAACTGAAGTAGAAGCATGTCATTTGATGACAATTCTTGCAAAGTCTTGAAACCTGTATGACGAGTATAATAGGTTTTATGGCACTCATTTGTGGTTCGAAGCTGGACTCCAACTGAACATGGATCCATCATGCTTGATTATAGTaaatttcctttctgatttccaCCTAGAGATCACTCTCTAGCAGATCACCCTAGAGAAAAACATTAAAGACAGTCAGATTTGTGCTGCAAAAATTTTA is a window encoding:
- the ARL14EP gene encoding ARL14 effector protein gives rise to the protein MMDPCSVGVQLRTTNECHKTYYTRHTGFKTLQELSSNDMLLLQLRTGMTLSGNNTICFHHAKVYIDRFEDLQKSCCDPFNIHKKLAKKNLHVIDLDDATFLSAKFGRQLVPGWKLCPKCTQIINGSVDVDSEDRQKRKPDSDGRTAKALRSLQFANPGKQTEFAPETGKREKRRLTKNATAGSDRQVIPAKSKVYDSQGLLIFSGMDLCDCLDEDCLGCFYACPACGSTKCGAECRCDRKWLYEQIEIEGGEIIHNKHAG